Below is a window of Syngnathus typhle isolate RoL2023-S1 ecotype Sweden linkage group LG12, RoL_Styp_1.0, whole genome shotgun sequence DNA.
tttcatatctgcacgcacttgtgcatgcaaggggggcagcgcaacaaagggtttaatgttcttgcatgctttgacgattcgtttttatatacctcactgtgttaccttgttgttttttttgtcatgttatttactttgttATGTTACCTCGTTTGCTTACCCCGTGGCATCTTTACCATACGACATTGCATGTCGAACGatttgtatttgagggtcatggttctgttTGTTGCTGTGTTTGGGGCTCATGCtccgctttgtgaaatgtggtgtgtgccgcagctcccttcacctgactctcgccaggtgagaggcgcctccgggggtgtaggatgggcctccctctttttcctcgtcattagattggcgaggttttttcgacggcggtccggcaactttttggggcttccaacgggccacagcaaacttttcctctccaaattgatggcgttggtgatatattaccgaaggggtgtgtgcggacggcgtcaatcagttaatggggttgggggattcgatcttggtcaaatgtggttcctgagaggcctcagattgctgtcagggaggaatttgctattaaattaggttgagctttcctagttaatgtaaccttaagtagcatgccttgagcatgatttaggatgagacaaataggtccaaattgtagacaaaaaccataaaatggttgggggaaggtttttggatgtaccgatgtcattTGTTGTTGAGTTGTTACCGGGGCACTTGTTGTGCCCTGCCAGGGGGGAAtgtggtgtatttttattctggtatcatgcaatgtttatctcactagtaagcctaagtgtgaccgggtcatgttcgggtcaggtttgtgtgggattgtttggggcttggtccaggaaggtagactcattggcgccagacacatctggcttccattaacaactgctaagatacacatgatgtagagataGGGAGgcgactgcggggtcataggtcagccaacagccccatctgcgcgctcccgcgtggagggaagcacaagagtataaggtttagggcgaGGGTAGACAAagagactcgacatcttggctagggcgcgagacacttctctctgacatcggttgaataaaatctttccccaatcagccatgtgtgactgaagttttccttccccaagccagccactttttcaccattttgtttggaagaccagctgaccatcgaagagaattcaccacagcagcgagcgggtgctccccccgaggacgccggccaagtggccagcaagttgggttggagccgTTTGGCGAGCCAAGAGCAACcagctacaggctcagagccgggaggtaggagggtccggtggtgggttggctagctggctagcgtagctcgtagtcagagggtgcgggatcggagaggtgcgagcagagctccagagatatgcggtgggcaggagaaaaggcgaaaaaagaagaaaacgggcacacttaaaacgggaaacacaaaacagacgggggacaaacaaatagcggacacggttcggggtagaagcggcagtcaacagtccagaccccagcgttgctctaacccggaagacaagaaaagaGGGCGGTTTGTCATACGGACAAAATGGTGAACAAGGGTACGACGCGGTTAATCGATAATGTTCAATTAATCAAATGTGAGTATTATTTGGATTTTTTACAATCAAAATGAGGATCGGTTAGAAGATCTGTAACATTTGCTTGTTTGCTTGACACGAAGTCGAGAGCTTTAAAATTCCTTCTTTTTAACTTTCTTTGTTAACTGGAGTCAAATAAATGACCAACAAGCTTTCAAGGTCTACTTTGCAAGACCTCCATGTCCCCCacaagccccccacccccccaaaatcATCTGTACAGTGTAATATAGTATTCTACTGACGTTTAACATACTGTGTACTGcatgacaaaaatgttttggttttttctTCAATCATTGCAAAGTCTAGctttaagtaccgtttttttccgtgtatagtgcgcccccatgtatagtacgcacccctaaaaatggcatgctgatgctggaaaaaagcttgtacccatgtataatacgcacccaatttttatgatttttttaaaaaaaaaaatttaatttttattttttatttttttttttaagtcccaatgatcgtcacacacgcagggaggcaatgggtcccatttttatagtctttggtatggtcttaactaggctggatgtaattttttttgttggcgttgatttctccgactgcccgtaaacgcaccaccgcgctccgtgcgcgcacgggacagcaaacgagcaggtgatcgagcaagcgtctgatacgagagcattgcggtcgcatggagcgtgtttgaagtgaacagcagagacgaaaggaacaaggcaaagtgttgtgaaataaaatattacctgtaatacggatttaggtagagaactgaactctcactctttatatagctgacgtgtcttgcgcatccgttctgcgcatctgtaatggcggcctccgtatgatatccggtttgcgcgtgtgtgcgagagcgagagagagcgagagagagaactctcaaccgtagcacgccgccgaccgcccaactgcaccgcgctggtagcattattgtgacagagccgtcgctgaaatttagaagatatttttaaagtcctgatgtactttctaaaatttaagtggacctcagtgcgcactgcgcagggagcttaatttggtgcggtcgcgcaaccgcagcgcgccgggcgctcactgtcgcattgcttaaagaccgcctttgtgttttaggatgaacagcagagacgaaaggaacaaggcaaagtgttgtgaaataaaatattacctgtaatacgcattttgttatttgctgattgaaactgctaattaaactgtgaattgaaactaataggaagaaaacaactctcgctcttaatatagctgacgtgtcttgcgcatctgttctgcgcatctgtaatggcggcctccgtatgacgtccggtccgcgatggagattaaaaacaaacaatatttgacaataacacaccctcaaggattgcaccatcgcatcaaacgatgtgtcgtcaattatgtattttactgactaagtgtgttggccaggatggctgaatgcgatgcgcgattgacaacaaacaagaagaaaggtgagttttatttcgggggagatttgtcatgtctcgtccccagttttgctatgtgtctaggttgccatagtttctgttcgcgtcgcccctctcttcctgtgtcacctcaatcgatgtaacgtgttttgtatttaagtcctgtctgcccctcgctcaccgttggatcattgcatgtgttactgtcattctgttcctgtctttggtaatgtcaccctgtctttttgttccacgactttgtcggtcagtcctgttgttggttttgttgtaccatgactttctttaaaaaaaaaaaaaaaaaaaaaaaaaaaattattatttttttttctttgtacccatgtataatacgcaccccagattttaggacaataaattaggtaaatttcgcgcactatacactgaaaaaaacggtacaagtTTGCCTACAAGTCTAATTTTGAGAAAGCTGCACCCATTTTCTTGGTGGTGTGGTATAGGATGTTTGTAAAATGTAGTATGTGCATTAGATATTGACTGAAAAAACTGTTTCTTAGCTGTGTATGTTCTACCTTATTTAGTGGTATCCCATTAaaagatttaccgtttttttccgtgtatagtgcgcaaaacttaacgaatttattgtcctaaaatctggggtgcgcattatacatgggtacaaaaaaaactttaatttttttttttctttttttagaaaacaaaaccaacaacaggactgaccgacaaagtcgtggaacaaaaagacagggtgacattaccaaagacaggaacagaaagcaaacagacatcatgacagtaacacatgcaatgatccgacggtgagcgaggggcagacaggacttaaatacaaaacacgttacatcgattgaggtgacacaggaagagaggggcgacgcgaacagaaactatggcaacctagacacatagcaaaactggggacgagacatgacaaatctcccccgaaaaaaaacttgaaatcacctttcttcttgtttgttgtcaattgcgcatcgcattcagccatcctgcccaacacacttagtcagtaaaattcataattgacaagacatcgtttgatgcaatggtgcaatccttgacggtgtgttattgtcagatattgtttgttttttaatctccatcgcggaccggacgtcatgcagaagcagtatgactgtgcatgcgcggaagcagtatgactgcgcatgcgcactatgggtcggCTGCGCAGaacgcaagacacgtcagctatttactaattagcgagagttcggtttaattagcagtttcatcagaatggataagagagcaagttatactgtagcatttcgaaagaaagtcattgaagtggcagaagaattaggcaatagggcagctgcgcgccaatttgacgtcaatgagtcaaacataagactctggaggaagaaaaaaaatcaatttgatacagcgaaggcttcagcaatatagtcctcttctcttcttgactgacaatgaatgtgatagtttaatacaatcagcaaataacaaaatgcgtattacaggtcggtcatattttatttcacaacactttaccttgttcctttcgtctctgctgttcacttcaaacacgctccatacgagcgcaatgctctcgtatcagacaaggcttgctcgatcacctgctcgtttgctgtctgtcacaatgtaccctacacaaatccgaaacatttgttgcggctccgagtcacgacgaggggcaagttttggtttccaagggtgtttttattcctcttcaacgtctctcccatacagagccgcctttttcacgtccgcacgcctctttcctgtgcgcgcacggagggtggtggtgcgtttacgggcagtcggagaaatcaacgccaacaaaaaaaattacatccagcctagttaagaccataccaaagactataaaaatgggacccattgcctccctgcgtgtgtgacgatcattgggacttaaaaaaaaagaaaaaaaaaagaaaagaaaaatttcactaaaaaaaattcataaaaattgggtgcgtattatacatgggtacaggctttttcccagcatcagcatgccatttttagggtgcgtattatacatgggggcgcactatacacggaaaaaaacggtacttttatTTTAACAAATGTGCAATTGCACATTGGTGATTGATTCATGATGGCATTTACAGTGGGCTACTGATTTAGTTCTATGCATGCAGTCTGTCTAATCCAAATCGTTGGTATGCAATTACTGTTTTGTTGTCATATTCCGTAAAAACCCAAACAAGAACGAGGATATAAACCAGCTAAGGTTGGTGCTTTTCTCTTTTGGGTTTGAATTACATAGTTTGTTTGGCTTGTTAAATAACTGGCATTTTACGTAGCCAATAATAATGGGCCATATTGAATGACTACAACACATCCAACCAATGGAATCGTGAGGGGGCGGGATTCATGGGCTAGCTAACGTACGCTCGTTAGTAGGAAGAAGAAGCCGATTCTGGAAGCCATTACGTTGCGCATATCAATTGAGTACTATATTTGCGTATAGTACGCAAACTACTCTAAACTCTGACTTTATGCAATTATGGTCTCGGtcgcaaaaaagagaaaaatgaattTCTCGGAGAGAGAGGTTGAAATTATTGTGGAAGAAATAGAGAAACAAAAGCACACATTGGTTAACCACTTCAATGCTGGAGTCTCTCACATGGCAAAGAACAACGCATGGTTGGAGATCCTCAGAAAGGTGAACGCTGTGACAACATGTCCGAGAGAGTTGCCTGAGGTCAAGAAAAAGTGGTCCGATATGAAGACGGAGGTTAGAAGAAAAGTGGCGCAGGCGCGGGCTGCGATAGAAGGCACGTCCACCGACTGCACTCCCGTTCCCGTCCTTCTCACTGCCATGCAGCAGAGGATCTGTAACCTCCTGGGAGAAGCCACGATCATCAGTTTACCTGCAGGAGACTCGGATACTGAGATCACTTTGCCTGTCACGGCAAACTCCACCACCGTCGCACTCACAGAGCGTAAGTTGGCAAATGTTTGCATAACCAAGGGTCGGTGCAGCCTTATTTTCTGAATGCTATTATAAGTGAAGATGAGTGATGAGTAAATGTGCTGATTTTTTTGGGCGACTGAATTATATCATGATTTAATGATGGTGAGCACATAAAAAATACTTTAGTAGGCCTACTGTGCCAAGGTCCCAGTTTTACACAAAAATAGGATTTAATGCATTTGTCACTTTCTTGTAGCTTACTATTTAAGACTCTTTCCATAAGTTGTATCATAAGATTTTGTTCATGTGTTATTTGTTGGTTTACCTTTAGATTACACGGTACACAAATTATCATCATCTAAGTACGTCATCGTACTTTTTTGAAGAGCAAAGTAAAGTTCACAACCTTGAACTGAGTTTGGCATACAAACCTCTGCTCGGAGTAATTTGTAAATGttcataaaaacatttttagtctCCAATGCCATGGATTGGGTCATTTGACAAATTACTGATACAAACTTGTAACATAATTGCAGTATATAAAAcaaatcataaataaataaaaagtcaataTCACATTAATTATACTGTTTATTTGTTCGATTACATTCTTCCACATTAATTTACGAAAGGCCTACTCAGATTTGTTTGAGTGGCAATAGCCACTTTTATCCATGAGAGGACAGTCAAGATGCATGTTCCATCAcgccaaaatatttttgtttgcgtTTCCTGTGAAGGAAGATGGATTACATTATTATTGCAGTTGGTGGACTGAAGGTTCAAAATACAGTAGTGTGTTACAAATTACCAATTGTGCCCGGGTCAATCCATAACACTATTCAATATACTTAATCTAGAAAGCAGTGATAGCTAATCAATAGAGTGCGCTAAAATGCCGCCCCACAATTCACAGCGAGTGATCACCACATTGTTTTGAACAAtgcaaacaataataataataataataataacggtGTATAATAATAGTAAGTAATAAATGTGTATTTGCACATTCATCCAGTTCACTTTGTTCATAGGGCATCTGCAGCAATTGGACTTTTGTGGTTATAGAAAACATTTTGCCTCTCACTCTAGCAAGGCTTAATGACTTCATGCAACAAGGTTTAGTTAGGACTGTACTATCCTGTCCTGAGTTAGTACAGGAAAGACTCAACTATTTCAATTCGAAGTGCATGCCCCGCAACCAAAAATGATGTAATTCTTTTCGAGTGCAAAAACGACAGTCATTTAGATGCTTAACAGAGACCTCTGTCCATTTACAAGAGCCATTGGGGGAGAAACACTCTCATTATTATTACATTTAGCTGTGAAAATGTATTGGAGCTGAGTCAAATAGGCAAAAGagagttgttattgttgtttttttaaggcAAAATCATTTCTTTATTTGGAGTGGGTGAAAGGATGACCTCCAGGGATGGCACTACACCGGGGCTAAGGGAGGCTAAAGTCCCGTCAGAAATCTGTGTAGCCCCAGTTAGAGCGCTCCagttggatgtgtgtgtgtgtatgtgtgtgtgtgtgtgtgagtgtgtgtgcgcgtgcgtgtgcgcgtgtgtgtgtatgcacgtgcgtgcgtgtgcgcgccaGCGGGTGGGCGGGCGGTATTGTGTGTTGTGATATGATGACACTGATACTGTATAAAgatggttaccgtttttttccgtgtatagtgcgcccccatgtatagtacgcacccctaaaaatggcatgctgatgctggaaaaaagcttgtacccatgtataatacgcaccgaatttttatgaatttttttttaaaaaaaatttaatttttttttttttaagtcccaatgatcgtcacacacgcagggaggcaatgggtcccatttttatagtctttggtatagtcttaactaggctggatgtaattttttttgttggcgttgatttctccgactgcccgtaaacgcaccaccgcgctccgtgcgcatggagcgtgtttgaagtgaacagcagagacgaaaggaacaaggcaaagtgttgtgaaataaaatattacctgtaatacggatttaggtagagaactgaactctcgctctttatatagctgacgtgtcttgctcatccgttctgcgcatctgtaatggcggcctccgtatgatatccggtttgcgtgtgtgcgagagcgagagagagcgagagagagagcgtgcgagagaacgctcaaccgtagcgcgccgccgaccgcccaactgcaccgggctggccgattattgtgacagagccgtcgctgaaatttagaagatatttttaaagtcctgatgtactttctaaaatttaagtggacctcagtgcgcactgcgcagggagcttaatttggtgcagcgcgccgggcgctcactgtcgcattgcttaaagagcgcctttgtgttttaggatgaacagcagagaccaaaggaacaaggcaaagtgttgtgaaataaaatattacctgtaatacgcattttgttatttgctgattgaaactgctaattaaactgtgaattgaaactaataggaagaaaacaactctcgctctttatatagctgacgtgtcttgcgcatccgttctgtgcattttatttcacaacactttgcctttcttctctgctgttcacttcaaacacgctccatgcgaccgcaatgctctcgtatcagacgcttgctcgatcacctgctcgtttgctgtcccgtgcgcgcacgaagcgcggtggtgcgtttacgggcagtcggagaaatcaacgccaacaaaaaaaattacatccagcctagttaagaccataccaaagactatagaaatgggacccattgcctccctgcgtgtgtgacgatcattgggacttaaaaaaaaaaaaaaaaaaaaaaaattaaaaaaaaaaaaatttattttttttttctttgtacccatgtataatgcgcaccccggattttaggacaataaattagtaaaattttgcgcactatacacggaaaaaaacggtaattgctaATGAAATCATCGTATCTTTGTAGCCTAAACAATTTTAAGGGAATCTGGACGGATGGATGTTACTTTTATTCAGTGTTTTcacgtttttattttatttcatttttcaaggaGTCATCACTTTATTGTGATAATTTGTTTACTCTCCTCTTTCTATTTTAGCTCTCCCAGCAGTTTCAGTAACTGTTTGTCATGaagcaaaaacactgaatggtaAGTGTATTTTTGCTTCCGTTATCTGTATGCCcctatatttttatattattattgtataccgtatttttcggactaaaagtcgcttcagaatataggtcgcattattATGCATAtatgcattagccataaaatgcacaataacgtgaaaaaaaaccccatataagtcgctccggagtataagtcgtatAAGTAACTCATCAGCTTCGTGGTCATCATGATTCTCTGCTGACggtgcttgcacttcaaaatattccataaGCCCATATAACGagatataaatgatatatcaaaaaactattatataagcaatattattatcaaaccatctgtgtcactccaaatcattaaatccatcgataaaattcctcgtcctttgtcaacaacgccgcgcgtgcgccctgacgtcagcctcgttgttattccacagatctagtatataataggggtgtaaatcgcaggttttgtcacgatacgatatcatatcgatacaaagaaccacaatacgatatttgccgatattttaaagcctgctgtgattcattcacgatacatcgcgatatagtgctcttcgatcgatttttttttttttttttttaaataaaaaaatatagaacaatatcctgatttataacaattcatacgcaaaatcaacaaggtactgcaaactctttatttaggaaattccaagagtattgtagtatacaaagtgtttattttaacactgaactttgatgtcgtgttttttctttaaatataaatatagagatttgtggtccctgaatatttgatcaccgcatggcaggatttacaaactgcacgtgtcttgtccgttgagccatcttttctttggaatccaaagtgcttccaaacgaatgacttgaagcctaaaggggagcaaatttcctcgtctttttggacactagccatagcaccagcccaggagccgcgtactagttgtcgactcccctttcacgtgcctgctctgctcacaacacgccgctcactgctcccggaaagaggaag
It encodes the following:
- the naif1 gene encoding nuclear apoptosis-inducing factor 1 isoform X2, whose translation is MVSVAKKRKMNFSEREVEIIVEEIEKQKHTLVNHFNAGVSHMAKNNAWLEILRKVNAVTTCPRELPEVKKKWSDMKTEVRRKVAQARAAIEGTSTDCTPVPVLLTAMQQRICNLLGEATIISLPAGDSDTEITLPVTANSTTVALTEPLPAVSVTVCHEAKTLNEQDPQPGQSRTLPMAKAGLFPWPKQDSSHGQSRTLPMAKAGLFPWPKQDSHILYNIYTSHFSDFCLFLSGPNYLFKNKACISDVAHSSPQFAQGACVYAQIHEKLEGTLLTLLNKVSINLN